In a genomic window of Neoarius graeffei isolate fNeoGra1 chromosome 13, fNeoGra1.pri, whole genome shotgun sequence:
- the armc1l gene encoding armadillo repeat containing 1, like isoform X3, whose protein sequence is MSLDCGGNRSTRRKPTWRTSKLRTERPSPATGLEPGPCCCEATALTTTPPCRPLKVHITASKMMDAMSVVVQLRDLASEPQNREAIANDAGCLPGLVLFLDHKDPQVMFAALQTLRYLAESPQNINSIKNELGMMVTLEMLMGKSELSTDITDLAKELYEILSAPVRMETPRTPVQPMRRNKPQFFINSSNKKAKTVTLHIQGLDGTDQRGVCEDALLKVKGVISFTFQMAMKRCTVRVRADLPTESLASAIAATKVLSAEQVVKNESGEEVFIPLSTTDTHIEENHHLPDYLPEDESPEKTTDRAVSRNAAKQDASGSWLSSAASFLTKTFYW, encoded by the exons atgtctttggactgtggaggaaaccggagcacccggaggaaacccacgtggagaacatccaaactccgcacagaaaggccctcgccagccacggggctcgaacccggaccttgttgctgtgaggcgacagcactaaccaccacaccaccgtgccgcccccttaaagtgcatatcacgg CCAGCAAGATGATGGATGCAATGTCAGTAGTAGTCCAGCTGAGGGATCTGGCGTCTGAGCCTCAGAATCGGGAGGCTATAGCGAACGATGCGGGGTGTTTACCTGGTCTTGTGTTGTTCCTAGACCACAAAGATCCTCAAGTAATGTTTGCTGCTCTGCAG ACCCTGAGGTACCTGGCAGAATCTCCTCAAAACATCAATTCCATTAAGAATGAACTCGGCATGATGGTGACCCTGGAGATGCTGATGGGAAA GAGTGAACTGAGTACTGACATCACAGACCTTGCTAAAGAGTTATATGAAATATTGAGTGCTCCAGTGAGGATGGAAACTCCCAGAACTCCCGTGCAACCAATGAGAAGAAATAAACCTCAATTCTTCATCAACAGTTCCAATAAAAAGGCCAAAACGGTCACGCtgcacatccagggtttggacgggACG GATCAGCGAGGTGTTTGTGAAGACGCTCTTTTAAAGGTGAAAGGAGTCATCAGCTTCACTTTCCAGATGGCTATGAAGAGATGCACAGTGCGTGTGCGTGCAGACCTGCCCACCGAG AGTCTGGCGTCGGCCATTGCTGCCACGAAAGTGCTTTCAGCTGAGCAGGTGGTGAAGAATGAGAGTGGAGAGGAG GTTTTCATCCCTCTCAGCACTACAGACACGCACATAGAGGAGAATCACCACCTGCCAGATTATCTACCAGAAGACGAGAGTCCCGAGAAGACGACCGATCGCGCCGTGTCCCGCAATGCTGCCAAACAGGATGCCAGTGGAAGCTGGCTGAGCTCAGCCGCCAGTTTTCTTACTAAAACTTTCTACTGGTGA
- the armc1l gene encoding armadillo repeat containing 1, like isoform X1, translated as MGALRARHPGAKYQSRAEKKTKKIGNSQVDCCQASKMMDAMSVVVQLRDLASEPQNREAIANDAGCLPGLVLFLDHKDPQVMFAALQTLRYLAESPQNINSIKNELGMMVTLEMLMGKSELSTDITDLAKELYEILSAPVRMETPRTPVQPMRRNKPQFFINSSNKKAKTVTLHIQGLDGTDQRGVCEDALLKVKGVISFTFQMAMKRCTVRVRADLPTESLASAIAATKVLSAEQVVKNESGEEVFIPLSTTDTHIEENHHLPDYLPEDESPEKTTDRAVSRNAAKQDASGSWLSSAASFLTKTFYW; from the exons atgggagcgcttcgtgcgaggcacccgggagCCAAGTACCAaagcagagctgagaaaaagaccaagaaaatcggcaattcacaagtcgactgttgccagg CCAGCAAGATGATGGATGCAATGTCAGTAGTAGTCCAGCTGAGGGATCTGGCGTCTGAGCCTCAGAATCGGGAGGCTATAGCGAACGATGCGGGGTGTTTACCTGGTCTTGTGTTGTTCCTAGACCACAAAGATCCTCAAGTAATGTTTGCTGCTCTGCAG ACCCTGAGGTACCTGGCAGAATCTCCTCAAAACATCAATTCCATTAAGAATGAACTCGGCATGATGGTGACCCTGGAGATGCTGATGGGAAA GAGTGAACTGAGTACTGACATCACAGACCTTGCTAAAGAGTTATATGAAATATTGAGTGCTCCAGTGAGGATGGAAACTCCCAGAACTCCCGTGCAACCAATGAGAAGAAATAAACCTCAATTCTTCATCAACAGTTCCAATAAAAAGGCCAAAACGGTCACGCtgcacatccagggtttggacgggACG GATCAGCGAGGTGTTTGTGAAGACGCTCTTTTAAAGGTGAAAGGAGTCATCAGCTTCACTTTCCAGATGGCTATGAAGAGATGCACAGTGCGTGTGCGTGCAGACCTGCCCACCGAG AGTCTGGCGTCGGCCATTGCTGCCACGAAAGTGCTTTCAGCTGAGCAGGTGGTGAAGAATGAGAGTGGAGAGGAG GTTTTCATCCCTCTCAGCACTACAGACACGCACATAGAGGAGAATCACCACCTGCCAGATTATCTACCAGAAGACGAGAGTCCCGAGAAGACGACCGATCGCGCCGTGTCCCGCAATGCTGCCAAACAGGATGCCAGTGGAAGCTGGCTGAGCTCAGCCGCCAGTTTTCTTACTAAAACTTTCTACTGGTGA
- the armc1l gene encoding armadillo repeat containing 1, like isoform X2, whose translation MMDAMSVVVQLRDLASEPQNREAIANDAGCLPGLVLFLDHKDPQVMFAALQTLRYLAESPQNINSIKNELGMMVTLEMLMGKSELSTDITDLAKELYEILSAPVRMETPRTPVQPMRRNKPQFFINSSNKKAKTVTLHIQGLDGTDQRGVCEDALLKVKGVISFTFQMAMKRCTVRVRADLPTESLASAIAATKVLSAEQVVKNESGEEVFIPLSTTDTHIEENHHLPDYLPEDESPEKTTDRAVSRNAAKQDASGSWLSSAASFLTKTFYW comes from the exons ATGATGGATGCAATGTCAGTAGTAGTCCAGCTGAGGGATCTGGCGTCTGAGCCTCAGAATCGGGAGGCTATAGCGAACGATGCGGGGTGTTTACCTGGTCTTGTGTTGTTCCTAGACCACAAAGATCCTCAAGTAATGTTTGCTGCTCTGCAG ACCCTGAGGTACCTGGCAGAATCTCCTCAAAACATCAATTCCATTAAGAATGAACTCGGCATGATGGTGACCCTGGAGATGCTGATGGGAAA GAGTGAACTGAGTACTGACATCACAGACCTTGCTAAAGAGTTATATGAAATATTGAGTGCTCCAGTGAGGATGGAAACTCCCAGAACTCCCGTGCAACCAATGAGAAGAAATAAACCTCAATTCTTCATCAACAGTTCCAATAAAAAGGCCAAAACGGTCACGCtgcacatccagggtttggacgggACG GATCAGCGAGGTGTTTGTGAAGACGCTCTTTTAAAGGTGAAAGGAGTCATCAGCTTCACTTTCCAGATGGCTATGAAGAGATGCACAGTGCGTGTGCGTGCAGACCTGCCCACCGAG AGTCTGGCGTCGGCCATTGCTGCCACGAAAGTGCTTTCAGCTGAGCAGGTGGTGAAGAATGAGAGTGGAGAGGAG GTTTTCATCCCTCTCAGCACTACAGACACGCACATAGAGGAGAATCACCACCTGCCAGATTATCTACCAGAAGACGAGAGTCCCGAGAAGACGACCGATCGCGCCGTGTCCCGCAATGCTGCCAAACAGGATGCCAGTGGAAGCTGGCTGAGCTCAGCCGCCAGTTTTCTTACTAAAACTTTCTACTGGTGA